In one Ananas comosus cultivar F153 linkage group 12, ASM154086v1, whole genome shotgun sequence genomic region, the following are encoded:
- the LOC109718557 gene encoding homeobox-leucine zipper protein ROC2-like: MPTGIMIPARNVPSMIGRSNGVAYGSSSALSLGQPSLVEGQQIPLQNQHHQLVDIPQSVVPEGEMVRPREEDFESKSGSENIEGAASGDDQDPNQRPRKKRYHRHTQHQIQELEAFFKECPHPDDKQRKELSRELGLEPLQVKFWFQNKRTQMKTQHERHENTQLRADNEKLRAENMRYKEALGNASCPNCGGPAAIGEMSFDEHHLRIENARLREEIDRISGIAAKYVGKPMTSSYPLLSNPNMSSRSPLDLGVGGGFGVQPGIGSEMFGAGELLRSVSGQSEIEKPMVIELAVAAMEELIRMAQLGEPLWTQGLDGLTETLNEDEYVRAFPRGIGPKQFGLKSEASRDTSVVIMNHINLVEILMDVNQWSTVFSGIVSRAITLEVLSTGVAGNYNGALQVMSAEFQVPSPLVPTRECLFVRYCKQHADGTWAVVDVSLDSLRPSPVMRCRRRPSGCLIQEMPNGYSKVIWVEHVEVDDRSVHDIYKPLVNSGLAFGAKRWVSTLDRQCERLASVMASNIPSGEIGVITTPEGRKSMLKLAERMVISFCGGVTASTTHQWTTLSGSGAEDVRVMTRKSIDDPGRPPGIVLNAATSFWLPVSPKRVFDFLRDESSRSEWDILSNGGIVQEMAHIANGRDHGNCVSLLRVNSANSNQSNMLILQESCTDATGSYVIYAPVDVVAMNVVLNGGDPDYVALLPSGFAILPDGPVAVPAGGAADGGSASGGSLLTVAFQILVDSVPTAKLSLGSVATVNSLIACTVERIKAAVSGAKNVQ, encoded by the exons ATGCCTACAGGGATCATGATCCCAGCGAGAAACGTTCCGTCGATGATCGGAAGGAGCAACGGCGTCGCCTACGGGTCTTCTTCGGCACTTTCCCTAGGGCAG CCAAGCTTGGTGGAGGGGCAGCAAATCCCCCTACAAAACCAGCACCACCAGCTTGTGGACATCCCGCAGTCGGTCGTCCCCGAGGGCGAGATGGTGAGGCCGCGAGAAGAAGACTTCGAGAGCAAGTCGGGCAGCGAGAACATCGAGGGCGCGGCCTCCGGCGATGATCAGGACCCGAACCAAAGGCCGCGGAAGAAGCGATATCACCGCCACACCCAACACCAAATTCAAGAGTTGGAggc ATTCTTCAAGGAATGCCCACACCCCGACGACAAGCAGAGGAAGGAGTTGAGCCGAGAACTTGGGTTGGAGCCCCTCCAAGTCAAATTCTGGTTCCAAAACAAGCGCACTCAAAtgaag ACCCAGCACGAGAGGCACGAGAACACGCAGCTGCGAGCCGATAACGAGAAGCTCCGAGCGGAGAACATGAGGTACAAAGAAGCGCTCGGCAATGCTTCGTGCCCCAACTGCGGCGGCCCCGCTGCCATCGGCGAGATGTCCTTCGACGAGCACCATCTTAGGATCGAGAATGCTCGGCTAAGGGAGGAG ATTGACAGGATATCTGGAATAGCAGCCAAGTATGTCGGGAAGCCGATGACCTCCTCCTACCCGCTGCTCTCAAACCCTAACATGTCTTCTCGCTCACCGTTAGACCTCGGGGTCGGAGGCGGCTTTGGCGTTCAACCTGGCATCGGGAGTGAGATGTTCGGAGCTGGAGAGCTTCTTAGGAGCGTGTCGGGCCAGTCGGAGATCGAGAAGCCGATGGTCATCGAGCTGGCAGTTGCAGCAATGGAAGAGCTCATTAGAATGGCTCAGCTCGGCGAGCCTCTTTGGACTCAAGGGCTCGACGGCCTCACCGAGACGCTGAATGAGGACGAGTATGTTAGGGCATTCCCAAGAGGGATAGGACCGAAGCAATTCGGTCTCAAATCTGAGGCGTCACGCGATACATCGGTGGTTATAATGAATCACATCAATCTTGTTGAGATACTCATGGATgtg AACCAATGGTCCACTGTTTTCTCTGGCATTGTGTCACGAGCTATCACACTGGAAGTGCTATCAACAGGAGTTGCAGGAAACTACAATGGAGCTTTGCAAGTG ATGTCTGCAGAATTCCAAGTACCTTCGCCGCTCGTCCCCACGCGTGAATGTCTGTTCGTGAGGTACTGCAAGCAACACGCGGACGGGACCTGGGCAGTTGTTGATGTTTCCTTGGACAGTTTGCGTCCTAGCCCGGTCATGCGGTGTCGAAGGCGGCCCTCGGGATGCTTGATCCAAGAAATGCCGAATGGTTACTCAAAG GTGATTTGGGTGGAGCACGTCGAAGTCGACGACAGGTCGGTTCACGACATATACAAGCCCTTAGTGAATTCGGGCCTCGCATTCGGTGCGAAGCGGTGGGTAAGCACTTTGGATCGCCAGTGCGAGCGTCTAGCAAGCGTAATGGCGAGCAACATCCCCTCAGGAGAGATCGGCG TTATAACCACTCCAGAAGGGAGGAAGAGTATGCTCAAGCTAGCCGAGAGGATGGTCATAAGCTTCTGCGGCGGGGTTACGGCGTCGACGACACATCAGTGGACTACGTTATCCGGCAGCGGAGCAGAGGATGTCAGAGTCATGACTCGAAAGAGTATCGACGATCCCGGTAGGCCGCCTGGTATTGTTCTTAATGCGGCTACTTCCTTCTGGCTTCCTGTATCGCCAAAGCGGGTGTTCGATTTCCTCCGAGACGAGAGCTCCCGTAGTGag TGGGATATCCTCTCCAATGGTGGCATTGTTCAGGAAATGGCGCACATCGCAAACGGCCGAGACCATGGCAACTGCGTCTCCCTCCTCCGCGTCAAC AGCGCGAACTCGAACCAAAGCAACATGCTGATACTGCAAGAGAGCTGCACCGACGCGACGGGCTCCTACGTGATCTACGCGCCGGTCGACGTCGTGGCCATGAACGTGGTGCTCAACGGCGGCGATCCCGACTACGTGGCGCTCCTGCCCTCGGGATTCGCGATCCTGCCCGACGGGCCGGTTGCAGTGCCCGCGGGTGGGGCAGCAGATGGCGGGTCAGCGAGCGGGGGATCGCTTCTCACAGTGGCATTCCAAATCTTGGTCGACTCGGTGCCCACCGCGAAGCTCTCGCTGGGGTCTGTGGCCACCGTGAATAGCCTGATCGCCTGTACCGTCGAAAGGATCAAGGCCGCGGTCTCCGGCGCCAAAAATGTCCAGTAG
- the LOC109718558 gene encoding probable serine/threonine-protein kinase PBL23 → MGFLCCFRSSKRNVDESLAKAEEGFERNNLASLVNNISTESDACKHRNVAEEILKIGNGNNSARVFTYAELAAATKNFKAESLLGEGGFGRVYRGHLDDTNQDIAVKQLDKNGLQGNREFLVEVLMLSLLHHPNLVNLIGYCTDDDQRILVYEYMPLGSLEDHLLDLSPNKNPLDWNTRMKIAGGAAKGLEYLHDIANPPVIYRDFKASNILLDEEYNPKLSDFGLAKVGPVGDKSHVSTRVMGTYGYCAPEYALTGQLTTMSDVYSFGVVFLEIITGRRAIDMSKPSSEQHLVHWAEPRFKDKKRFVEMADPALEGKYPLKGLYQALAVAAMCLQEEASTRPLISDVVTALEYLSVSNKGPSSNRSNESVPPRSLEAQDSQVERASDGDYDHEEEEAAVVASSEVESNEEFGSLRSEKMVEN, encoded by the exons ATGGGCTTCTTATGTTGCTTTAGATCATCGAAGCGAAACGTCGACGAATCTCTGGCGAAGGCCGAGGAGGGTTTCGAAAGGAACAATCTCGCGTCCCTCGTCAACAATATCTCAACTGAATCAG ATGCTTGCAAGCATCGCAATGTAGCCGAAGAAATCCTGAAAATCGGCAACGGAAATAACTCAGCTCGAGTTTTCACCTACGCTGAGCTCGCAGCTGCAACGAAGAACTTCAAAGCTGAATCCCTACTCGGAGAAGGCGGATTCGGAAGAGTGTATAGAGGACACCTCGACGATACGAATCAA GACATTGCAGTTAAGCAGCTCGACAAGAACGGCTTGCAAGGGAACCGAGAGTTCCTCGTCGAAGTATTGATGCTTAGTCTCCTTCACCATCCAAATCTCGTAAATTTGATCGGATACTGCACCGACGATGATCAGAGGATTTTGGTTTATGAGTACATGCCGCTCGGTTCATTAGAGGATCACCTTCTTG ATCTATCACCGAATAAGAATCCACTGGACTGGAACACAAGGATGAAAATAGCTGGAGGGGCTGCGAAGGGGCTCGAGTATTTGCACGACATTGCGAACCCCCCCGTCATATATAGAGATTTCAAAGCATCAAACATACTACTCGACGAGGAGTACAATCCAAAGCTATCGGATTTTGGCCTCGCAAAGGTCGGCCCGGTAGGGGATAAAAGCCATGTGTCTACAAGGGTGATGGGCACATACGGCTACTGCGCCCCGGAGTACGCGCTCACGGGCCAATTGACGACGATGTCGGATGTGTACAGCTTCGGCGTTGTGTTCTTGGAGATCATCACGGGGAGAAGAGCGATAGATATGTCGAAGCCTTCGAGCGAGCAACACCTTGTTCATTGG GCTGAGCCGCGGTTCAAGGACAAGAAGAGATTCGTGGAGATGGCCGATCCCGCTCTCGAAGGGAAGTACCCCTTGAAAGGGCTATACCAAGCTCTCGCAGTGGCTGCAATGTGTCTTCAAGAGGAGGCGAGCACGCGGCCCTTGATCAGCGACGTCGTGACGGCACTCGAGTACCTCTCGGTCTCGAACAAGGGCCCGTCGTCGAACCGGTCGAATGAGTCGGTTCCTCCTCGGAGCTTAGAAGCCCAAGATTCTCAAGTAGAGAGAGCTTCTGATGGAGATTATGATCATGAGGAAGAGGAAGCAGCAGTGGTGGCATCATCAGAAGTGGAGAGTAATGAAGAGTTTGGTTCTCTGAGAAGCGAAAAAATGGTAGAGAATTAA